The sequence CTGAGCAAAGCCCAAGCGCAGGGGTTCTATGCCGTCCATAAAGAACGTCCGTTTTTTAATAGCCTGACTGACTTCATGTCATCCGGTCCGGTGCTCATTTCTGTACTTGAAGGTGAAGATGCGATTCAAACCAACCGCCGCTTGATGGGTGCGACTGACCCAGCCAAGGCTGATCCAGGCACGATTCGTAAAGATTGGGCGACGGATGTTGAGAAAAATGCGGCCCACGGTTCTGATGCTCCAGACACTGCGAAGTGGGAGATCGGGTACTTTTTTAGTGAGATGGATATTCAAAACAGGCCATAGGATTTAGGCTGTCGGAAGGTGAAAAACGTGAAACGTGTTGCGTGAAACGTGAAACTTTCTGCTTTACAAGCCCCCAGTCTCTAGCCCCAAAGTGTCAACTTTAAACCTTAAACTTTGAACTTTAAACCTGTTGATCTTGTAATGGATATTAAGAGCCTCACCAAGACCGACCTCGAAACCTGGCTCGTTGAGCATGGCGAGAAACCCTATCGTGCTGCTCAGATTCTCAAGTGGGTCTATCAGCGCGGTGCGACGACGTTTGATGAGATGAGTGACCTATCGCTCGCTTTGCGTGAGAAATTAGCACAGGCATTTTCTGTAGACCGGCTCTCGTGCGCGAGGACGACACAAGCAAGCGATGGCACACGGAAGTTCCTCTTTGCGCTTACAGACAATCGTCATATCGAGAGTGTCTTGATCCCGGCTGAAGATCGCCTCACTCTGTGTATTTCTTCTCAAGTCGGCTGTGCGATGGGATGTCGCTTCTGCGCCACTGCGCAAGTCCGTCCCGTGCGTGATCTCACGGAGACGGAGATTCTCAGCCAAATCTGGGAAGTACAGCAATCTCTCCCGGCTGAACAAAAACTGACGAATCTGGTCTTTATGGGGATGGGTGAAGCCCTTGCGAATTATGATCAAGTTGTCAAGGCGTTACACGTCATTACTGCAGATTGGGGACTCAATTTCTCGCCGCGTCGAGTCACAGTTTCCACCGTAGGCTTGGTCCCACAAATGCACCGCTTGTTAGCAGAAACCAATGTGAACATCACTGTATCATTGACAGCCACGACCAATGAATTGCGTGATTCGTTGATGCCGATCAATAGGCGATTTCCGTTGGAGCAATTATTGGCTGCGTGTCGTTCGCTACCCATGTCTCCGCGTAAACGTGTGACCTTTGCCTATACGATGTTGAAAGGGATGAACGATAGTAGTGAGGATGCGCGACGACTGACGCGATTGCTGCATGGACTACGTGCAAAAGTGAATCTTATTCCGTTTAATCCGTTCCTTGGATCAACTTTCTTACCGACTCCACGCCCGCAGATCGATCACTTCCGGCAGATTCTTCTTGATAAAGGTATCCATGCGACGATTCGTGAAAGCCGGGGGCAGGATGCGCAAGCGGCGTGTGGGCAATTGGCTGCGTTTCACGCCCCGTCCACCTCCTCCTCTTCGCGGGTACAGGTTACAGAGGACAGGTGAGCAACGCTGATTGATAAGGCTCGACGCTTCTTAATTCTTATAACCCGTAACCAGTTACCTGTAACCTAAGAGCATTGAAAGAATCGAGTATGACGACTCTTGGCGTAATCGGTGGTAGTGGGCTCTACCAGATGAGTGGAATTGAGCATGGTGAGTGGGTGAAAGTCTCCACACCTTTTGGTGATCCCTCAGATGACTATTTCGTGGGAGAGCTTGGTGGAGTCAAGGTTGCTTTTTTGCCACGGCATGGACGTGGCCATCGCATTCTTCCCTCAGAGTTGAATTTTCGTGCCAACATTTATGGTATGAAGAAACTCGGCGTTGAGCGCCTTATTGCTGTGAGTGCTGTCGGCAGCCTCAAAAAACAAATAGAACCAGGGCATCTGGTTTTGCCTGACCAGTTCATTGATCGCACCCGTGGACGCATCAGCACATTTTTCGGGCGCGGAATTGTTGCCCACGTGGCCTTTGCTGATCCCATGTGTGGCGATCTGATCCAACTGCTTGGCAATGCAGCTAAGAGCGTTAATGCCACGATGCATATCGGTGGCACCTATGTCTGTATGGAAGGTCCACAATTCTCGACACGGGCGGAGTCATTCTTGTATCGTAGTTGGGGAGCGGATGTGATCGGCATGACCAACCTCCAAGAAGCGAAGCTCGCCCGCGAGGCGGAAATATGTTTTGCAACGCTGGCGTTAGCGACCGATTATGATTGTTGGAATACTGAAGCCGGGGATGTCGTCATTGAAGAAATTCTTGCGATCCTCAATAAGAACGTAACGAGCGCGCAGCAGATTATCGCACACGTGATCCCACAGTTACCGTCAACACGTCCGTGTCGCTGTGGACAGGCGTTGGAGAATGCCATCATCACTGATCGTGCCGCGATCCCACAAAATGTGAAACACGAACTGTCGATTCTCGTAAGTAAATATCTTGGCGAGTAAAGGAAAAACAGCATGAGTATTCTGGTTGTTGGGTCAGTTGCCTTCGATACCATTGAGACGCCGCATCATGGTCGTGCCGATGAAGTGTTGGGTGGATCAGCCTCATACTTCGCAGTGGCGGCCAGTTGCTTTGCCCCAGTGAAACTGGTTGCGGTCATCGGTGAAGACTTTCCCAAAAAGGAGAAAGACTTCCTGGCCTCGCGCAATATTGACCTGGAAGGACTCTCCGCCGCGAAGGGGAAAACCTTCCGCTGGACCGGTCGGTATCACGAAGACATGAACATGCGTGACACGTTAGACCTACAACTGAATGTGTTCTCGACGTTTTCTCCGGTACTGCCGCAAAGTTACCGCAATTCTCCCTTTGTATTTTTGGCTAATATCAACCCAGGGCTCCAAGATGGCGTGCTTGATCAATTAACGACCACTCCTCGCCTTATTGCCTGCGATACGATTACCCATTGGATTGAAGGTGCACGGAAAGAACTCGAAGCCCTGCTCAAGCGCGTCGAAATGATGGTTATCAATGATGAAGAAGCACGCATGTTGAGTGGTGAGACCAATGTTGTTCGCGCGGCACGGAAAATTCTCAGTATGGGACCGAAGACTCTACTCGTGAAACGGGGTGAGTATGGTGTCCTCTCTTTCTCGCCCAACTCAGTATTTGCGGTTCCAGCGTACCCACTTGAAGAAGTTTTCGATCCCACCGGCGCAGGCGATTCGTTTGCTGGCGGTATGATGGGATACCTGGCGTCGTCAGGCGACCTCTCCGAAGCGAATATCCGCAAAGGGATCGTCTATGGTAGTGTTGTCGCGTCCTTTGTGGTGGAAGACTTCAGCCTCAATCGCCTTCGCACGCTCACCCGTGATGACATTGACCGCCGCTACCGACAGTTTGTGAGTCTCACCGAATTCTAAAAAAGTAGCCAGTAGTCAGTAGCCAGCATGGAACAAAGAGTCATTCCCTGGCGTTCTTTTGTGATTACTGAATGCTGACTACTGAATGCTGACTACTTTCTATGTATCTTTCTGTTGTCGTTCCCGTCTATAACGAGGCTGAGAACCTTGTCCCGCTCTGTCAGCGCATTCAGGCTGTGCTCGACCCGACTGGGTGGACGTACGAGCTGATCTTGGTCGATGATGGCAGTACCGATGAGAGTGGAAAAATTTTGTCGGAGCTGCATGCGCAAGATGCGCGTATTAAGGTAATCCGGTTTCGTCGGAACTTTGGCCAAACTGCTGCCCTCGCAGCGGGATTTGATTACGCTCACGGTGAGATTATCGTCTCTCTTGATGGCGATTTACAGAACGACCCAGCGGATATCCCTCGCTTGATCGCTAAACTCAATGAAGGCTACGACCTCGTCAACGGTTGGCGGCTCAACCGGCAAGATCCCTTCCTTCATCGTCGGTTACCTTCACAAATTGCTAACCGTATCATCGGTTGGACCACGCGAGTCAAAATTCATGACTATGGCTGCACGCTCAAAGTCTTTCGTCGTGACGTTGCCAAAGGGCTCAAGTTATATGGCGAGATGCATCGGTTCATTCCAGCGCTGGTCGGGGACTTGGGAGCAAGGATCACAGAAATGCCTGTGACTCACCACGCCAGGACTCGCGGGATATCAAAGTACGGCCTAGCTCGTACATTATGGGTCATTATTGACCTATTGACGGTAAAGTTTCTCACCAGCTACGCCACGCGCCCGAGTCATCTTTTTGGTTTCGTTGGCCTTTTGGCTCTATTATTGGGAGGGGGAATCGTCACGGTTTTGGGCATCGAACGTCTCTTCTTCGGGATGGAACTGGCTGGTCGACCACTATTGTGGCTTGGGATTTTGCTCGTTATTGTCGGGGTGCAGTTTGTCTCGACTGGGCTTTTGGGCGAAATGCTTGCTCGTACCTACCATGAAAGTCAGCAAAAGCCTGTCTACCTGATAAAAGAGATGCTAGAGTAGAAGCTGGGACGGTAACCACGCTAGTGGTGGTAGAACGTGGGACAATAGGAACGTATTCTTCCTCAACAACTGAAATCTCTCGACATGTTGGTGAATGAAAACTACCTCTAGTTGAGAGGAGAGGGCATGAAACTGTGTGTCATTGGAACCGGATACGTTGGGCTCGTATCTGGAACGTGTTTTGCCGAAGGCGGAAACGATGTCATTTGTGTCGATATCGATGAGCAGAAAATTGCCGACTTGCGTAACGGGAAGATTCCTATCTATGAGCCGGGCTTAGAAGAACTTATTCGTCGTAATGTCAACGATGGAAGGTTACGCTTCACGACTGATCTGTCGATGGCGGTTAAAGACTCACTGGTCTGCTTCATCGCTGTTGGTACACCACAAGACGACGACGGCTCAGCTGATCTGAGCATGGTGCTCAAAGCGACGTCGGACATTGCCAAAGTCATGCCTGGCTATCGTATTGTTGTCCTCAAGAGCACGGTGCCGGTGGGAACGGCGGATAAAGTGCGGGCCGCGATGTCGGCGAATACCACCCATCCCTTTGATGTTGTCTCTAACCCCGAATTCCTCAAAGAAGGTGCTGCGGTCGAAGACTTCATGAAGCCTGACCGCGTTGTTCTTGGCAGCAACAGCGAGCATGCGTTGTCACTGATGAAAGAACTCTATGCGCCCTTTGTGCGTACGGAGAATCCGATCCTGGTCATGGACAATCGTAGCGCCGAGATGACGAAATATGCGGCCAATGCGTTTTTGGCTACGCGTATCTCTTTCATCAATCAAGTTGCAAATCTGTGTGAAAAAGCCGGAGCCGACGTCTCCGATGTGCGGCGTGGTATCGGCTCTGACCGTCGCATCGGCCATTACTTTCTGTTTCCTGGGGTTGGATACGGAGGCTCGTGCTTTCCCAAAGACGTGCGTGCGGTGATCCGCACTGCGGAAGAGTTCCAGATGGACTTTTCGTTGTTGAAAGAGGTCGAAGTCATCAACGAAAAGCAAAAAGAATTGCTGGTCAATAAAGTATTCGCTCGCTTTGGCAAGGAATTGCGCGGCAAGAAATTCGCCGTGTGGGGGTTGGCCTTCAAGCCACGGACTGACGATATGCGCGAAGCACCGTCGCTGGTAATTATCGAGGCCCTTCTGAAAGCCGGGGCTGAAATTGCAGTCCATGATCCAGAGGCACTAACTCGTGCGCGCGAGGTCCTTGGCGATCGTGTGTCGTATCATCGTGGCAACTACGACGCCCTCCCTGGTGCGGATGCGTTACTCATCGTTACGGAATGGAACGAATTCCGCCGCCCAGATTTTGCCCGTATGCGTGAACTGATGAAGACACCGATTATTTTTGATGGACGGAATCTCTATGAACCTGCACAGATGAAGCAGGAGAAATTTACTTACTATCCGATTGGCCGCTTGATGGTGGAGCAATAGGGGAAACGAAGCGAGAGGCTCCCAAGCCGTGTCATTCTGAGTGTGGCGAAGAATCTCTTTGAGAGGCCCTTCACTTCTGTTCAGGGTGACTCTGCCGAGATGTGAATCTTCTGAAGTTCAGAGTTGTAGGCCATGTCCGTTTTCTGAGGAAGGATCTTTTGTATGGCGCGTGTGTTGATTACTGGTGGGGCAGGGTTTATCGGTTCGCATTTGTGCGAACGGTTTCTTAACGAAGGAGATGAGGTTATCTGCGTTGACAATCTCATCACCGGCAATGCAGATAACATTGCTCATTTGTTCCCGAATAAACGCTTCTCGTTCATTCCACAAGATGTGACAAACTACATCTACGTAAAAGGTCCGGTCGACTCGATCTTGCATTTCGCCTCACCCGCCAGTCCGGTTGATTATCTAGAATTACCAATTCAGACGTTGAAAGTGGGGTCCCTCGGTACCCATAAGGCCCTTGGCCTGGCGAAAGAGAAGGGGGCGCGCTTTCTGCTGGCGTCGACCTCTGAAGTCTATGGTGACCCGCTGATCCATCCCCAGAAGGAGGATTATTGGGGCAATGTGAATCCAATCGGCCCGCGCGGCGTCTATGATGAAGCGAAGCGTTTTGCTGAAGCGATGACGATGGCCTACCACCGCACCCATAAAGTGGAAACCCGCATCGTGCGAATTTTCAACACCTTTGGCCCACGTATGCGGTTGCGCGATGGGCGTGTGGTACCGAATTTCATTGCGCAAGCGCTCCGTGGTGAAGATGTCACGGTGTATGGCGATGGCGGGCAAACTCGGAGCTTCTGCTTTGTGAATGATTTGGTGGAAGGGATCACGCGCTTGTTGCGCTCGGATCATGATGGTCCGGTGAATATCGGCAATCCGCGGGAAATGACCGTCCTCGACTTTGCCAAATTGATTATTCAGCTCACAGGGAGCAAAAGTAAAATCGCCTTCAAGCCATTGCCAGTCGATGATCCGAAAGTGCGGCAGCCTGATATTACGCTTGCTCGTCGCGTGTTGAATAACTGGGAACCTCGTGTGACGCTTGAAGAAGGATTACGGCAGACCATCTCTTACTTTGCTGATAAAGTGCAG comes from Deltaproteobacteria bacterium and encodes:
- a CDS encoding UDP-glucose/GDP-mannose dehydrogenase family protein, which produces MKLCVIGTGYVGLVSGTCFAEGGNDVICVDIDEQKIADLRNGKIPIYEPGLEELIRRNVNDGRLRFTTDLSMAVKDSLVCFIAVGTPQDDDGSADLSMVLKATSDIAKVMPGYRIVVLKSTVPVGTADKVRAAMSANTTHPFDVVSNPEFLKEGAAVEDFMKPDRVVLGSNSEHALSLMKELYAPFVRTENPILVMDNRSAEMTKYAANAFLATRISFINQVANLCEKAGADVSDVRRGIGSDRRIGHYFLFPGVGYGGSCFPKDVRAVIRTAEEFQMDFSLLKEVEVINEKQKELLVNKVFARFGKELRGKKFAVWGLAFKPRTDDMREAPSLVIIEALLKAGAEIAVHDPEALTRAREVLGDRVSYHRGNYDALPGADALLIVTEWNEFRRPDFARMRELMKTPIIFDGRNLYEPAQMKQEKFTYYPIGRLMVEQ
- the rlmN gene encoding 23S rRNA (adenine(2503)-C(2))-methyltransferase RlmN, with translation MDIKSLTKTDLETWLVEHGEKPYRAAQILKWVYQRGATTFDEMSDLSLALREKLAQAFSVDRLSCARTTQASDGTRKFLFALTDNRHIESVLIPAEDRLTLCISSQVGCAMGCRFCATAQVRPVRDLTETEILSQIWEVQQSLPAEQKLTNLVFMGMGEALANYDQVVKALHVITADWGLNFSPRRVTVSTVGLVPQMHRLLAETNVNITVSLTATTNELRDSLMPINRRFPLEQLLAACRSLPMSPRKRVTFAYTMLKGMNDSSEDARRLTRLLHGLRAKVNLIPFNPFLGSTFLPTPRPQIDHFRQILLDKGIHATIRESRGQDAQAACGQLAAFHAPSTSSSSRVQVTEDR
- a CDS encoding sugar kinase, whose product is MSILVVGSVAFDTIETPHHGRADEVLGGSASYFAVAASCFAPVKLVAVIGEDFPKKEKDFLASRNIDLEGLSAAKGKTFRWTGRYHEDMNMRDTLDLQLNVFSTFSPVLPQSYRNSPFVFLANINPGLQDGVLDQLTTTPRLIACDTITHWIEGARKELEALLKRVEMMVINDEEARMLSGETNVVRAARKILSMGPKTLLVKRGEYGVLSFSPNSVFAVPAYPLEEVFDPTGAGDSFAGGMMGYLASSGDLSEANIRKGIVYGSVVASFVVEDFSLNRLRTLTRDDIDRRYRQFVSLTEF
- the mtnP gene encoding S-methyl-5'-thioadenosine phosphorylase; its protein translation is MTTLGVIGGSGLYQMSGIEHGEWVKVSTPFGDPSDDYFVGELGGVKVAFLPRHGRGHRILPSELNFRANIYGMKKLGVERLIAVSAVGSLKKQIEPGHLVLPDQFIDRTRGRISTFFGRGIVAHVAFADPMCGDLIQLLGNAAKSVNATMHIGGTYVCMEGPQFSTRAESFLYRSWGADVIGMTNLQEAKLAREAEICFATLALATDYDCWNTEAGDVVIEEILAILNKNVTSAQQIIAHVIPQLPSTRPCRCGQALENAIITDRAAIPQNVKHELSILVSKYLGE
- a CDS encoding glycosyltransferase family 2 protein encodes the protein MYLSVVVPVYNEAENLVPLCQRIQAVLDPTGWTYELILVDDGSTDESGKILSELHAQDARIKVIRFRRNFGQTAALAAGFDYAHGEIIVSLDGDLQNDPADIPRLIAKLNEGYDLVNGWRLNRQDPFLHRRLPSQIANRIIGWTTRVKIHDYGCTLKVFRRDVAKGLKLYGEMHRFIPALVGDLGARITEMPVTHHARTRGISKYGLARTLWVIIDLLTVKFLTSYATRPSHLFGFVGLLALLLGGGIVTVLGIERLFFGMELAGRPLLWLGILLVIVGVQFVSTGLLGEMLARTYHESQQKPVYLIKEMLE
- a CDS encoding SDR family oxidoreductase, whose product is MARVLITGGAGFIGSHLCERFLNEGDEVICVDNLITGNADNIAHLFPNKRFSFIPQDVTNYIYVKGPVDSILHFASPASPVDYLELPIQTLKVGSLGTHKALGLAKEKGARFLLASTSEVYGDPLIHPQKEDYWGNVNPIGPRGVYDEAKRFAEAMTMAYHRTHKVETRIVRIFNTFGPRMRLRDGRVVPNFIAQALRGEDVTVYGDGGQTRSFCFVNDLVEGITRLLRSDHDGPVNIGNPREMTVLDFAKLIIQLTGSKSKIAFKPLPVDDPKVRQPDITLARRVLNNWEPRVTLEEGLRQTISYFADKVQKS
- a CDS encoding nucleoside-diphosphate kinase encodes the protein MKERTLSIVKPDAVKKNAIGDILRRFEQAGLKIVAAKMMTLSKAQAQGFYAVHKERPFFNSLTDFMSSGPVLISVLEGEDAIQTNRRLMGATDPAKADPGTIRKDWATDVEKNAAHGSDAPDTAKWEIGYFFSEMDIQNRP